One window from the genome of Oryza glaberrima chromosome 3, OglaRS2, whole genome shotgun sequence encodes:
- the LOC127768347 gene encoding sugar transport protein MST4 produces MAGGFSVSGSGVEFEAKITPIVIISCIMAATGGLMFGYDVGISGGVTSMDDFLREFFPTVLKKKHEDKESNYCKYDNQGLQLFTSSLYLAGLTATFFASYTTRRLGRRLTMLIAGVFFIVGVIFNGAAQNLAMLIVGRILLGCGVGFANQAVPLFLSEIAPTRIRGGLNILFQLNVTIGILFANLVNYGTAKIHPWGWRLSLSLAGIPAALLTLGALFVVDTPNSLIERGRLEEGKAVLRKIRGTDNVEPEFNEIVEASRVAQEVKHPFRNLLQRRNRPQLVIAVLLQIFQQFTGINAIMFYAPVLFNTLGFKTDASLYSAVITGAVNVLSTLVSVYSVDRVGRRMLLLEAGVQMFLSQVAIAVVLGIKVTDRSDNLGHGWAIMVVVMVCTFVSSFAWSWGPLGWLIPSETFPLETRSAGQSVTVCVNLLFTFVIAQAFLSMLCHLKYAIFAFFSAWVVVMSLFVLFFLPETKNIPIEEMTERVWKQHWFWKRFMDGADKHHVVPNGGKSNGATV; encoded by the exons ATGGCGGGAGGGTTCTCGGTGTCGGGGTCCGGGGTGGAGTTCGAGGCGAAGATCACGCCGATCGTCATCATCTCCTGCATCatggcggccaccggcggcctCATGTTCGGCTACGACGTCGGTATCTCAG GCGGAGTGACATCGATGGATGACTTCCTGCGCGAGTTCTTCCCGACGGTGCTGAAGAAGAAGCACGAGGACAAGGAGAGCAACTACTGCAAGTATGACAACCAGGGCCTGCAGCTGTTCACCTCGTCGCTGTACCTCGCCGGCCTCACGGCCACCTTCTTCGCCTCCTACACCACTCGCCggctcggccgccgcctcaccaTGCTCATCGCCGGCGTCTTCTTCATCGTCGGCGTCATCTTCAACGGCGCCGCCCAGAACCTCGCCATGCTCATAGTCGGCAGGATCCTGCTCGGCTGTGGCGTCGGCTTCGCCAACCAG GCCGTTCCATTGTTCCTGTCGGAGATCGCGCCGACGAGGATCCGCGGCGGGCTCAACATCCTCTTCCAGCTCAACGTCACCATCGGCATCCTCTTCGCCAACCTCGTCAACTACGGCACCGCCAA GATCCACCCGTGGGGATGGCGGCTGTCGCTGTCGCTGGCCGGCATCCCGGCGGCGCTGCTGACGCTGGGCGCGCTGTTCGTGGTGGACACGCCCAACAGCCTGATCGAGCGCGGGAGGCTGGAGGAAGGGAAGGCGGTGCTGAGGAAGATCCGGGGGACGGACAACGTGGAGCCGGAGTTCAACGAGATCGTGGAGGCGAGCCGCGTGGCGCAGGAGGTAAAGCACCCGTTCCGCAACCTGCTCCAGCGCCGGAACCGGCCGCAGCTGGTGATCGCCGTGCTGCTGCAGATATTCCAGCAGTTCACGGGCATCAACGCCATCATGTTCTACGCGCCCGTGCTGTTCAACACGCTCGGGTTCAAGACCGACGCGTCGCTCTACTCCGCGGTGATCACGGGGGCCGTGAACGTGCTGTCCACGCTGGTGTCCGTCTACTCGGTGGACAGGGTGGGGAGGCggatgctgctgctggaggCCGGCGTGCAGATGTTCCTGTCGCAGGTGGCCATCGCCGTCGTGCTGGGGATCAAGGTGACGGACCGGTCGGACAACCTCGGCCACGGGTGGGCGatcatggtggtggtgatggtgtgcACGTTCGTGTCCTCCTTCGCGTGGTCGTGGGGCCCGCTCGGGTGGCTCATCCCCAGCGAGACGTTCCCGCTGGAGACGCGGTCGGCGGGGCAGAGCGTCACCGTGTGCGTCAACCTGCTCTTCACCTTCGTCATCGCGCAGGCGTTCCTCTCCATGCTCTGCCACCTCAAGTACGCCATCTTCGCCTTCTTCTCCGCGTGGGTCGTCGTCATGTCGCTCTTCGTGCTCTTCTTCCTGCCCGAGACCAAGAACATCCCCATCGAGGAGATGACCGAGAGGGTGTGGAAGCAGCACTGGTTCTGGAAGCGCTTCATGGACGGCGCCGACAAACACCACGTCGTCCCCAATGGCGGGAAGAGCAACGGCGCCACCGTTTAA
- the LOC127768979 gene encoding uncharacterized protein LOC127768979, with the protein MCEENEIFRSGPSRGHMAPYTFLVATARCCPCCLRVSGFSTFLERLSFLGVFGCFGLQMLESKAPNLCSFHFEGKQAQFSLEEPVRLKNLEVVFPNNVCYARVELPFSMPDIETLNVILSCEMVDTPTGPGKFLHLRYLMITFATWRFSWAYDYFSLASFLDASPSLETFILCISQKEKHDLTFKDPICLRQIPEHRHDKLKNVKITGFSATRSLVELICHIMENTTSLECLTLDTLCTQLRCSDGNIDVCLPLDQDVIKGVHNSLLAIRTYIEGKIPSTVKFNVREPCSRCHGW; encoded by the exons ATGTGTGAAGAGAATGAGATATTCAGGTCCGGACCTTCCAGAG GACATATGGCACCATATACATTCCTTGTTGCCACTGCAAGATGCTGCCCGTGCTGCTTGCGTGTCTCAGGCTTTTCTACGTTTCTGGAG CGGCTTAGCTTCCTGGGGGTATTTGGATGTTTCGGGCTACAAATGCTAGAAAGCAAAGCTCCAAATCTATGCAGTTTTCACTTTGAAGGTAAACAAGCGCAATTCTCACTAGAGGAACCTGTGCGATTGAAGAATCTGGAAGTGGTTTTCCCCAACAATGTCTGTTATGCTCGTGTTGAGCTTCCGTTTAGTATGCCAGATATTGAAACTCTTAATGTCATTTTGTCTTGTGAG ATGGTGGATACACCAACTGGCCCTGGCAAATTCCTCCACCTTAGATACTTGATGATTACTTTTGCAACATGGAGATTTTCCTGGGCTTATGATTATTTTTCTCTTGCATCTTTTCTTGATGCTTCTCCTTCCTTGGAGACTTTCATCCTATGT ATTTCACAGAAAGAGAAGCATGACTTGACATTTAAGGATCCCATATGTCTAAGGCAAATCCCCGAACACCGGCACGACAAGCTTAAGAATGTGAAGATCACTGGTTTCAGTGCCACAAGAAGCTTGGTTGAGCTAATATGTCATATTATGGAAAATACAACGTCCCTTGAGTGCCTTACATTGGACACTCTTTGCACTCAACTTCGGTGTTCTGACGGCAACATCGATGTCTGCCTCCCATTGGATCAGGATGTTATCAAGGGAGTGCATAATTCGCTCTTGGCTATCCGAACATACATCGAGGGGAAAATTCCCTCTACAGTCAAGTTCAATGTCCGGGAGCCTTGCAGCCGTTGCCATGGTTGGTAA
- the LOC127768346 gene encoding protein OBERON 4-like: MKRQRSYGDDMDDDRRRFYDRGPPPPRRRPGDYDGDGFDRRKGFGGGGGGGGGFYDHRYRESPSPRGYGGDRAMHRSESFSGFRREFPKGFRSERDRSRRDGGGSSAWRRQSGGWRDSEGLDGYRAAPRRSGASPPTPPLRLPSESSRRFDGARVEKSRKQSFGISEMEEGEVAPDPETKARAAAVDHRKQIESSGHAKEKGPERGEVKKMESGVRGDLGAHGKGVAGSSAARNAGREEGKIKDSMIAEAGTVTHTRHEKSTSDAAVSTGRGHEVQGQDEAANALNQVGQCVSSSGSHKVPQEETMIRDEAANIVDAIGQSTSSDIQQEAVCEKAAVRDETANAAEEAGQRTSSSVHEEAIHEQATIRNETASDVDEAGQSTSSNIRKDAIQQKATIRDETTNAVDEAGNGTSSSNQEAAIQEKVPVQDETTNAVDESGLGTSSSIHQEGLQEEAMALDEAVDAADVVRKVSLCGMHQEALLGKTRDQTANDVDRVECSTSSGLLQVTPQEGMASIDGTANAVEPEKIDSDMLKETIEGELVLDGTADVVGEGNSPSTVKEAMHGKITAEDGCPSSALEIAKKCKQSAITEELVHEKVATSPSQGAPEMKKNEKGTISSKKMSESFEPDASQHVEEALPRDGRENIVALSDTEVPEQEAAAENKTIEKEVKGFCLEANSVGANVFLQPSKECNGDRKEEGTALNLIMGKPSAEDKGKGIAFDVLSKEEDIGVGSSVGRSFDLALQPDIDRTEVLKSSGTVSVKQEDDTPKIGRLDLSLSLSGCLQNPEFKCSVPRSESLDLATCSQMLPSSSFRTNSEGFTGSVSLTNSQTFVHNPSCSLTQQSLDNYEHSVGSKPLFKGVDKLSDSARWQAQLSNESTKKREPTAVLQNTVKYGNLPDKTFLGVNVQNNGISKDIHRRAGISGVLSPTHSRDSHDSGFEQSRHRRQLTRERSSSSLTRGERQDGQQLVLNGAGVIERIISKIVSEPLHHTGRMLDEMTSNSVTYLREAISDIIADADKRGQVVALQEALKKRSDLNSEMLQRCPRVLLEILVAIRTGLPDFMKKSNSIGTCDLVDIFLYLKCRNLSCKSILPVDDCDCKVCQRKTGFCSSCMCIVCSNFDMASNTCSWVGCDVCLHWCHTDCGLRHSLIRKGGSGSRAYSTNELQFHCAACGHPSEMFGFVKEVFRTCAMQWRMETLVRELQYVERIFSSSDDARGKRVRDFVKQMIIKLENRAYHPEVVKYIMAFFSDDNSNAGSGTSVPLKGIPCNIAERIDGIPSSSRKAPSWLPSVTLEGVPFLEKQGVISTTGSPSTLRKFGGTDFQTVDNKPTVDELDALIRLKQAEANMYQQRANDARKEAETLKHVTMVKHAQIEEHYATQIGELHINELQEQRKRKIEELQVIERTHHRFLSMKTRMEGSIRELLLKMEATKQNFST; encoded by the exons atgaagCGGCAGAGGTCGTACGGAGATGACATGGACGACGACCGGAGGAGGTTCTACGACCGAggacccccgccgccgcggcggcggccgggggacTACGACGGCGATGGGTTCGACCGCCGGAAggggttcggcggcggcggcggcggtggcggtggtttCTACGACCACCGGTACAGGGAGTCCCCATCTCCGCGAGGGTACGGCGGGGACCGGGCGATGCACCGGTCCGAGAGCTTCTCAGGCTTCCGGCGGGAGTTCCCCAAGGGGTTCCGCTCGGAGCGCGACCGGTCTCGGCGGGACGGTGGCGGCAGCTCGGCGTGGAGGCGGCAGAGCGGCGGGTGGAGGGATTCGGAAGGTTTGGACGGGTACAGGGCGGCGCCCAGGCGGTCCggggcgtcgccgccgacgccgccactgcGGTTGCCCAGTGAGTCTAGCAGGAGGTTTGATGGTGCGAGGGTGGAGAAGTCCAGGAAGCAGAGCTTTGGCATCAGCGAGATGGAGGAAGGGGAGGTTGCGCCAGATCCCGAGACCAAGGCCCGCGCTGCTGCGGTGGATCACCGGAAGCAGATCGAGTCTTCTGGGCATGCCAAGGAGAAAGGACCGGAGCGCGGTGAGGTGAAAAAAATGGAATCCGGTGTGAGAGGGGATTTAGGAGCTCATGGTAAAGGAGTGGCTGGTTCATCTGCTGCTCGCAATGCAGGGAGGGAAGAAGGGAAGATCAAGGATAGTATGATTGCAGAAGCAGGAACGGTAACTCATACAAGGCATGAAAAATCCACCTCAGATGCCGCAGTATCAACGGGGAGAGGACATGAGGTGCAAGGGCAAGATGAGGCTGCCAATGCTCTCAATCAAGTTGGACAGTGCGTTTCATCCAGTGGAAGTCACAAGGTGCCACAGGAGGAAACGATGATACGGGATGAGGCTGCCAACATTGTTGATGCGATTGGGCAGAGCACTTCGTCTGATATCCAGCAGGAAGCTGTTTGTGAGAAGGCGGCTGTACGAGATGAAACTGCTAATGCTGCTGAGGAAGCTGGGCAGAGAACTTCATCTAGTGTACATGAGGAGGCTATTCATGAACAGGCAACTATACGGAATGAAACTGCTAGTGATGTTGATGAAGCTGGGCAGAGCACTTCATCTAACATCCGGAAGGATGCTATTCAGCAAAAGGCGACTATACGAGATGAAACTACTAATGCTGTTGATGAAGCTGGGAATGGCACTTCATCTAGCAACCAGGAGGCGGCTATTCAGGAAAAGGTGCCTGTACAAGATGAAACAACCAACGCTGTTGATGAATCTGGGCTGGGCACTTCATCCAGCATACATCAAGAAGGACTTCAGGAGGAAGCGATGGCATTAGATGAAGCTGTTGATGCTGCTGATGTGGTTAGGAAGGTCAGTTTGTGCGGTATGCATCAAGAAGCTCTTCTGGGGAAAACGAGAGATCAAACTGCCAATGATGTTGACAGGGTTGAATGTAGTACTTCATCTGGTCTTCTGCAGGTGACACCACAGGAAGGAATGGCATCAATAGATGGAACTGCCAATGCTGTTGAGCCAGAGAAGATTGATTCTGATATGTTGAAGGAAACGATTGAAGGAGAGCTGGTGCTAGATGGAACTGCTGATGTGGTGGGAGAGGGAAATTCACCTAGCACTGTAAAGGAAGCAATGCATGGAAAAATAACTGCAGAAGACGGTTGTCCCAGTAGTGCTCTTGAAATAGCTAAAAAGTGCAAGCAGTCGGCTATTACAGAGGAACTGGTACATGAAAAGGTGGCGACCTCTCCAAGCCAAGGGGCCccagaaatgaaaaaaaatgaaaaaggtacTATATCCAGCAAGAAGATGAGTGAATCATTTGAACCTGATGCGTCTCAACATGTGGAAGAGGCACTCCCGAGGGATGGCCGTGAAAATATAGTTGCATTAAGTGATACTGAAGTCCCAGAACAAGAGGCAGCTGCTGAGAACAAAACTATCGAGAAGGAAGTAAAAGGTTTTTGTTTGGAAGCAAACTCAGTAGGTGCTAATGTGTTCCTTCAACCAAGCAAGGAATGTAATGGGGATAGGAAGGAAGAGGGTAcagctttaaatttaattatggGGAAACCTAGTGCTGAAGATAAAGGAAAGGGTATAGCATTTGATGTCCTTAGTAAAGAAGAAGACATAGGGGTAGGAAGTTCAGTAGGAAGATCATTTGACTTAGCACTGCAACCTGACATTGACCGAACAGAGGTGCTAAAATCTAGTGGGACTGTTTCTGTAAAGCAGGAAGATGACACACCTAAGATAGGGAGGCTTGACCTTTCACTTAGCTTATCAGGTTGTTTACAGAATCCTGAATTCAAATGCTCAGTTCCCAGATCTGAATCTCTAGACCTTGCAACATGCTCCCAAATGTTGCCATCATCATCGTTCCGCACAAATTCAGAAGGGTTCACAGGTTCTGTATCATTGACCAATTCTCAAACATTTGTTCACAATCCTAGTTGCTCACTTACCCAACAGTCATTAGACAACTATGAGCATTCAGTCGGCAGTAAACCTTTATTTAAGGGTGTTGATAAGTTGAGCGACAGCGCAAGATGGCAAGCTCAGTTGTCGAATGAATCTACTAAGAAGAGGGAACCTACCGCAGTTCTTCAGAATACAGTAAAATATGGTAATCTGCCGGACAAGACCTTTCTTGGTGTGAATGTGCAGAACAATGGGATTTCCAAGGACATTCACAGGCGCGCAGGGATCTCAGGTGTTTTGTCGCCAACTCATAGTCGGGATTCTCATGATTCAGGATTTGAACAAAGTAGACATAGAAGGCAGCTCACAAGagagagaagcagcagcagtctTACAAGGGGTGAGCGGCAGGATGGGCAACAACTTGTCCTTAATGGTGCTGGTGTCATCGAAAGGATTATTTCCAAGATAGTATCAGAACCTTTGCATCATACAGGAAGGATGCTTGACGAGATGACAAGCAATTCTGTAACATACTTGAGGGAGGCCATTTCTGATATCATAGCTGATGCGGATAAAAGAGGGCAGGTGGTAGCATTGCAGGAGGCACTTAAAAAAAGGTCTGACTTGAATAGTGAAATGCTGCAAAGGTGTCCACGCGTATTGCTGGAGATACTCGTTGCTATAAGAACTGGTCTTCCAGATTTTATGAAGAAAAGTAATAGCATTGGTACATGTGATTTGGTTGACATTTTTCTGTATTTGAAATGCCGCAATCTCTCATGCAAGAGCATTCTACCAGTAGATGATTGTGATTGTAAAGTTTGCCAACGGAAGACTGGTTTCTGTAGTTCTTGCATGTGCATTGTCTGCTCAAATTTTGACATGGCATCTAATACATGTAGTTGGGTTGGTTGTGACGTATGTCTTCACTGGTGCCATACTGATTGTGGCCTGCGCCACTCTCTTATTCGGAAGGGGGGAAGTGGCTCGAGGGCATATAGTACTAATGAGCTGCAGTTTCATTGTGCTGCTTGTGGGCATCCATCAGAGATGTTTGGTTTTGTGAAGGAAGTCTTCCGAACATGTGCTATGCAATGGAGGATGGAGACTCTGGTTAGGGAGCTTCAGTACGTAGAAAGAATTTTTTCTTCAAGTGATGATGCAAGGGGAAAGAGAGTCAGGGACTTTGTAAAACAGATGATAATTAAACTGGAAAACAGGGCCTATCATCCTGAAGTAGTGAAATATATCATGGCATTCTTTTCTG ATGACAATTCTAACGCTGGTAGTGGTACATCAGTACCACTGAAGGGCATTCCATGCAACATTGCTGAAAGAATAGATGGGATTCCTAGTTCAAGTCGAAAGGCACCATCATGGCTACCATCAGTGACCCTGGAGGGAGTTCCATTTTTAGAAAAACAAGGAGTAATTTCAACCACCGGGAGCCCATCAACGCTTAGAAAATTTGGCGGAACTGACTTCCAGACAGTTGATAATAAGCCTACTGTTGATGAACTGGATGCCCTAATCAGGTTAAAGCAGGCTGAAGCAAATATGTACCAGCAACGTGCCAATGATGCACGCAAAGAAGCTGAGACTCTGAAACACGTCACCATGGTTAAACATGCACAAATAGAGGAACATTATGCTACTCAAATAGGTGAACTCCACATAAATGAGTTACAAGAGCAACGCAAAAGAAAGATTGAAGAACTGCAAGTCATTGAAAGGACACACCATCGATTTCTCAGCATGAAAACAAGGATGGAAGGTAGTATTAGGGAATTATTGTTGAAGATGGaagcaacaaaacaaaattttagcACATGA